In Mytilus galloprovincialis chromosome 1, xbMytGall1.hap1.1, whole genome shotgun sequence, the following are encoded in one genomic region:
- the LOC143059924 gene encoding acyl-protein thioesterase 1-like isoform X3 yields the protein MGNSSSKDMSAPVKVLPTAKHTASLIFLHGLGDTGHGWAAGFKALKFEHVHCVCPTAPAQPVTVNAGMKMPSWFDIFGLSPESPSDEEGIKRSSEILKQLIKDEEDKGIPSNKIFVGGFSQGGAVSLYTALTLGKPLAGVIALSSWLPLHQKFPDAIKGDVSNLPVFQGHGYEDPMVPYKWGELTNKTLSTHLKNIVFKSYHMMHSSCEEEMEDVNNFIEKIVKA from the exons ATGGGAAACAGTTCTTCAAAAGATATGAGTGCGCCGGTAAAGGTTCTCCCTACAGCAAAACACACTGCATCG CTGATATTTTTACATGGTCTTGGTGACACAGG GCATGGCTGGGCAGCTGGTTTTAAAGCATTAAAGTTTGAACATGTACATTGTGTTTGCCCTACAGC accAGCACAACCAGTGACTGTTAATGCAGGGATGAAAATGCCATCATG GTTTGATATATTTGGTTTATCACCTGAAAGTCCTTCAGATGAAGAAGGAATTAAAAGGTCTTCAGAAATAT TAAAACAGCTAATTAAAGATGAAGAAGATAAAGGTATCCCTAGTAACAAAATATTTGTGGGAGGATTTTCTCAGGGAGGAGCAGTATCATTATATACAGCATTGACTTTAGGAAAACCTTTAGCTGGAGTTATAGCCCTTAGTTCATGGCTTCCACTTCATCAGAAGTTCCCAGAT gcCATTAAAGGAGATGTTAGCAATCTACCAGTGTTTCAAGGTCATGGTTATGAAGATCCCATGGTACCCTACAAGTGGGGAGAACTAACCAATAAAACTTTATCTACACATCTAAAGAATATAGTGTTTAAAAGCTATCATATGATGCATAGCTCATGTGAAGAG GAAATGGAAGATGTAAATAATTTTATAGAAAAGATAGTAAAGGCATGA